The following proteins come from a genomic window of Heliomicrobium gestii:
- a CDS encoding Lrp/AsnC family transcriptional regulator, translating into MYDAVDCRILQHLQRNGRVTQTELASLVGLSSPAVAERIKKLEEKGVIQGFQARLNPKALDLGLTAFISLRLDHPNSYQRFVEQIVECPYILECHRVTGEDGFLLKIRVKDTLELEQILTTQILSLPGVSHTRTSIALATPKEETVLPLPTEEQSA; encoded by the coding sequence ATGTATGATGCCGTAGATTGCCGAATACTTCAGCACCTCCAACGTAACGGACGAGTAACGCAGACCGAACTGGCATCGCTCGTCGGCCTCTCGTCTCCCGCCGTTGCAGAACGGATCAAAAAGTTGGAGGAAAAAGGGGTTATTCAGGGTTTTCAGGCTCGCCTGAATCCGAAGGCCCTGGATCTGGGTCTGACCGCTTTCATCTCACTACGGCTGGACCACCCGAACTCGTACCAGCGCTTTGTTGAACAGATTGTAGAATGCCCTTACATACTGGAGTGCCATCGCGTCACCGGTGAAGATGGTTTTCTGTTAAAAATTCGCGTCAAAGATACGCTGGAACTCGAACAAATCTTGACGACGCAGATCCTTTCGTTGCCCGGTGTTAGCCATACACGCACCTCCATTGCGCTAGCCACCCCCAAAGAGGAAACCGTATTGCCTCTTCCAACGGAAGAACAATCGGCCTAA
- a CDS encoding YebC/PmpR family DNA-binding transcriptional regulator: protein MSGHSKWANIKHKKAKVDAQKGKVFTKVGRELIVAARQGGADPNSNFRLKIAIQKAKENNMPNDNIQRAIQRGAGGAEGTNYEELTYEGYGPGGVAIMIEAMTDNRNRTAGEIRHLFSKSGGNLGETGCVSWIFEPKGVIRLDASPEASGKAVEEDELMLVALDSGALDIAMEEDEAEVYTLPEELETVRQALVDAGYALLSAESTLVPQNTMEVTDKEVAAKLIKLMDALEDHDDVQNAYANFDIDDDMMDQIG, encoded by the coding sequence ATGTCTGGACATTCGAAATGGGCGAACATTAAACACAAGAAAGCGAAAGTAGACGCGCAGAAAGGCAAAGTCTTTACCAAAGTCGGCCGTGAATTGATCGTGGCGGCGCGCCAGGGCGGCGCTGATCCGAACAGCAACTTCCGATTAAAAATTGCTATCCAAAAAGCCAAAGAAAACAACATGCCCAACGACAACATCCAACGGGCGATCCAGCGGGGCGCCGGCGGTGCTGAAGGGACCAATTACGAAGAACTGACCTATGAAGGATATGGGCCTGGCGGCGTGGCCATCATGATTGAAGCGATGACAGATAATCGCAACCGTACCGCTGGCGAGATCCGTCACCTCTTCTCCAAAAGCGGCGGTAACCTCGGTGAAACCGGCTGCGTGTCCTGGATCTTCGAACCGAAAGGGGTCATCCGTCTGGACGCCTCTCCGGAAGCCAGCGGAAAAGCGGTCGAAGAAGATGAATTGATGCTGGTGGCACTGGACTCGGGCGCCCTTGATATCGCTATGGAAGAAGACGAAGCCGAGGTATACACACTGCCCGAGGAACTGGAAACAGTCCGTCAAGCTCTGGTCGATGCTGGTTATGCCCTTTTGTCGGCAGAGTCGACTCTCGTTCCTCAAAACACCATGGAGGTAACCGACAAAGAGGTAGCCGCCAAACTGATCAAGCTGATGGATGCGCTTGAAGACCATGATGATGTGCAAAACGCCTACGCTAATTTTGATATCGATGACGATATGATGGATCAAATCGGATAG